Proteins co-encoded in one Bubalus bubalis isolate 160015118507 breed Murrah chromosome 7, NDDB_SH_1, whole genome shotgun sequence genomic window:
- the ADRA2C gene encoding alpha-2C adrenergic receptor, protein MASPALAAALAAAAAAAGPNASGAGDGGSGRVANGSGAPWGPPPGQYSAGAVAGLAAVVGFLIVFTVVGNVLVVIAVLTSRALRAPQNLFLVSLASADILVATLVMPFSLANELMAYWYFGQVWCGVYLALDVLFCTSSIVHLCAISLDRYWSVTQAVEYNLKRTPRRVKATIVAVWLISAVISFPPLVSLYRRPDGAAYPQCGLNDETWYILSSCIGSFFAPCLIMGLVYARIYRVAKLRTRTLSEKREPAGPDGASPTTENGLGAGENGHCVPARRPRADLEPEDSSAAAERRRRRGALRRGGRRRGAGEGAADAEGTGPGTVTAEPGALAAARSPGPGGRLSRASSRSVEFFLSRRRRARSSVCRRKVAQAREKRFTFVLAVVMGVFVLCWFPFFFTYSLYGICREACQVPGPLFKFFFWIGYCNSSLNPVIYTVFNQDFRRSFKHILFRRRRRGFRQ, encoded by the coding sequence ATGGCGTCCCCGGCGCTGGCGGCAGcgctggcggcggcggcggcagcggcgggcCCCAACGCGAGCGGCGCCGGCGACGGGGGCAGCGGCAGGGTCGCCAACGGCTCGGGGGCCCCCTGGGGACCGCCGCCGGGCCAGTATTCGGCGGGCGCCGTGGCGGGGCTGGCGGCAGTGGTGGGCTTCCTCATCGTCTTCACCGTGGTGGGCAACGTGCTGGTGGTGATCGCCGTGCTGACCAGCCGCGCGCTGCGTGCGCCGCAGAACCTCTTCCTGGTGTCGCTGGCCTCCGCTGACATCCTGGTGGCCACACTGGTCATGCCCTTCTCGCTGGCCAACGAGCTCATGGCCTACTGGTACTTCGGGCAGGTGTGGTGCGGCGTGTACCTGGCGCTAGACGTCCTCTTCTGCACCTCGTCCATCGTGCACCTGTGCGCCATCAGCCTGGACCGCTACTGGTCCGTGACCCAGGCCGTCGAGTACAACCTGAAGCGCACGCCGCGCCGCGTCAAGGCCACCATCGTGGCCGTGTGGCTCATCTCGGCCGTCATCTCCTTCCCGCCGCTAGTCTCGCTCTACCGCCGGCCCGATGGCGCCGCCTACCCGCAGTGTGGCCTCAACGACGAGACCTGGTACATCCTGTCCTCCTGCATCGGCTCCTTCTTCGCTCCCTGCCTCATCATGGGCCTGGTGTACGCGCGCATCTACCGGGTGGCCAAGCTGCGTACGCGCACGCTCAGCGAGAAGCGCGAGCCCGCGGGCCCCGACGGCGCGTCCCCGACCACGGAGAACGGGCTGGGCGCCGGCGAGAACGGGCACTGCGTGCCCGCGCGCCGCCCGCGCGCCGACTTGGAGCCCGAGGACAGCAGCGCGGCGGCCGAGAGACGGCGGCGCCGGGGCGCGCTGCGGCGGGGCGGGCGGAGGCGTGGGGCTGGCGAGGGGGCCGCGGACGCCGAGGGCACAGGCCCCGGGACAGTGACGGCCGAGCCGGGCGCGCTGGCCGCCGCGAGGTCCCCGGGCCCCGGCGGGCGCCTGTCCCGCGCCAGCTCGCGCTCCGTCGAGTTCTTCCTGTCTCGCCGGCGCCGAGCGCGCAGCAGCGTGTGCCGCCGCAAGGTGGCCCAGGCGCGTGAGAAGCGCTTCACCTTCGTGCTGGCGGTGGTCATGGGCGTGTTCGTGCTCTGCTGGTTCCCCTTCTTCTTCACCTACAGTCTGTACGGCATCTGCCGCGAGGCCTGCCAAGTGCCCGGCCCGCTCTTCAAGTTCTTCTTCTGGATCGGCTACTGCAACAGCTCGCTCAACCCGGTCATCTACACCGTCTTCAACCAGGACTTCCGGCGCTCTTTCAAGCACATCCTCTTCCGACGGAGGAGAAGGGGCTTCAGGCAGTGA